A stretch of Komagataella phaffii GS115 chromosome 2, complete sequence DNA encodes these proteins:
- a CDS encoding Transcriptional repressor and activator encodes MPESRTSKGSIKSVPKKSAFVHKLYTMLSNEELNDLIWWTGPEESGTFALLPGAEFSKVLSTYFKHANVSSFVRQLHMYGFHKVSEQPLVQGDTIPKVTWEFRHSNGKFRKGNEDSLPLIKRRSTSSSSKSITTDYVKFRVHDQYSYFPQDLQYPQNPQQSNQEGETEHTQQPVLYHPQPTVYYHPNVGVPPAPPAPALAPPPFSHLGQPMQPMSHQQPQQQIQQQHHHQPQSQHGQPQQPQQQYRQYTSHPPPALLPFTPMYNMRPMTASPTNMEPMVLPTYHSMRLIETELEVKQSHLQSKSDALIKQVHDYNKHIPSLVQLIPPHFEPKVDRNIQHSRLSGIEASVRNRISKLSQPNPQPIHSAHSSFVSSKRNSSLVDPLQDLPLTAPVPNTGSGFLSAHRGFYVPKTNSVSSSSSLPVTHDLPARRTPTPFKDRNPGDSSVESSHSQLRPSIFRVHTKEEPVKAEKSSIFSNKDDSIFSNVHASSIFSQKTSIASQRSSLSMILNKPTVDSRDSITGSPLRKVSVHTIDEESTSSSNKRSHDDSNGFEDKRGKLMKLDS; translated from the coding sequence ATGCCTGAAAGTCGAACAAGCAAAGGCTCGATCAAGAGCGTACCCAAGAAGTCTGCCTTTGTGCACAAACTTTATACCATGCTTTCGAATGAAGAGCTAAATGATCTGATTTGGTGGACCGGCCCTGAAGAATCGGGCACTTTTGCATTACTTCCGGGCGCTGAATTTTCCAAGGTGCTGTCCACTTACTTCAAGCATGCCAACGTATCCAGTTTTGTTCGGCAACTACACATGTATGGGTTCCATAAAGTTTCCGAACAGCCGCTTGTACAGGGTGATACCATACCGAAAGTTACCTGGGAGTTTCGTCATTCAAACGGTAAGTTCCGCAAGGGTAACGAAGACTCTTTGCCGCTAATAAAAAGACGTTCTACgtcctcctcctccaaaaGTATTACTACAGACTATGTAAAGTTCCGTGTCCATGATCAATATTCCTATTTCCCCCAGGATTTACAGTACCCCCAGAATCCACAGCAATCCAATCAAGAAGGTGAGACGGAACATACACAGCAACCTGTATTATATCATCCTCAGCCTACTGTTTATTATCACCCTAATGTTGGCGTGCCCCCTGCTCCGCCGGCGCCAGCACTGGCACCTCCTCCATTTTCACATCTTGGCCAACCGATGCAACCAATGAGTCACCAACAGCCCCAACAGCAGATTCAACAGCAACATCATCACCAACCCCAGTCCCAGCACGGCCAGCCCCAACAGCCCCAACAGCAATATCGACAGTATACCTCTCATCCCCCGCCTGCGTTGTTGCCGTTTACACCTATGTACAATATGAGACCGATGACAGCTTCTCCCACAAATATGGAGCCTATGGTATTGCCTACTTACCATTCTATGAGATTGATTGAAACTGAACTGGAGGTCAAGCAGTCCCACCTACAATCAAAATCGGACGCACTCATAAAACAAGTTCATGATTATAATAAGCATATCCCCAGTTTGGTTCAATTGATTCCTCCTCACTTCGAGCCTAAAGTAGACAGAAACATTCAACATAGTCGGCTCTCCGGTATAGAAGCGTCTGTTAGGAACAGAATTTCCAAGTTGAGTCAGCCGAACCCACAACCAATACATTCTGCACATTCGtcatttgtttcttcaaagagaaattcCTCTTTAGTTGATCCATTGCAGGATCTGCCTTTGACAGCACCAGTCCCTAATACCGGCTCCGGCTTTTTGTCTGCTCATAGAGGGTTTTATGTTCCCAAAACGAATTCAgtatcatcatcatcttcccTTCCTGTCACTCATGATCTTCCTGCAAGAAGAACTCCCACTCCTTTCAAAGATAGAAACCCTGGCGACTCCTCAGTTGAAAGTTCCCATTCTCAATTAAGACCATCTATTTTTAGGGTTCATACCAAGGAGGAGCCAGTAAAAGCTGAAAAGAGCTCCATTTTCAGTAACAAAGACgattcaattttttccaacGTGCATGCGTCCTCTATTTTCTCACAAAAAACCTCCATTGCATCCCAAAGATCTTCATTGTCTATGATTCTTAACAAGCCTACAGTTGATTCACGCGACTCCATAACTGGCTCTCCTCTCCGCAAAGTTTCTGTACACACGATTGACGAAGAATCAACTTCATCGTCAAACAAACGTTCGCACGACGATAGTAACggctttgaagataaacGGGGTAAACTCATGAAACTAGATTCCTAG